The genome window CAAGGATGTCGAAGAATTGTATGATGTCCGTTTCCTGATTGAAAGTTTTGTGCAGCAGCGACTCGCAGGTGATGTTCCAGCGTCATTAATCACCCAGTTGCGTAACGTAATCGACAAAATGCAACTTGCTGGACGACATCAGGACGCTGTCGAATTCGCCTATCAGGACCTCGTTTTCCACGAAACCATTATTGAAGCCGCCCAGCATTCCCGTATTTCACATCTATGGAAGAGCATTCGATATGTTGTGATGACCGTTATGCTGCTCACGACGCGCAGAGTATTCGTTCAAGGCGAGCAGAAAGTAAGCGCTGTAATTGAGAAACACCGTTTGCTCGTTGAAGCACTTGAATCCGGCGACAAAATGCTCATTCAGGCTGGAGTCCGCACGTATTTTCAGGATTCCGGTAAAACCCTGCACGAAAGCTTTGATTCCTAAAAGGAGCAAGGCGTTTGCAATCATATCCGCTGTGAATGATTGCGGTTCAACTTGTCGACAAGTATACAAAATGCGATTTTGTTTCACTTTGGGCATGATAAAACTAGATTTCTCGCCAATACCTTTTTTCAAGTACCAGCACGAATAAGATTGTTGACGTAAATTTCACTTGTAAGCGTTCTATATCAGAAATAAAGGAGCACATAACATCATGAGCACTCTTTTTGGACTTTCCCACAACGCAACATTATTGGTTTGGACGTTAGTTGCGATCGTTTTTTTAATCGTCTTGATTTCCAAGTATAAATGGAACCCCTTCATCACCCTGCTGTTGTCCGCATTAATGCTCGGTTTGCTTACAGGCATGAAACCTGCCGATGTGATCTCTTCCATTACCGGGGGACTTGGCGGCACACTTGGAACCATTGCAATTGTTATTGCTCTTGGTACGATGCTTGGTAAGATGATGGCCGAATCTGGCGGTGCCGAACGCATTGCAACGACATTGGTCGATCGGTTCGGTGTGAAACGTGTGCACTGGGCCATGATGATTGTTGGATTTATCGTTGGTATTCCTGTTTTCTTCGAAGTCGGCGTAATTTTGATGATTCCGATCATCTTCACCGTTGCACGCAAAACAAATATGTCTCTGCTTCAGATCGGTATTCCCATTTTGGCCGGTCTGTCGACTGTACACGGCTTGGTTCCACCTCACCCCGCGCCAATGATAGCGATTGAAGCCTACAGCGCGGATCTGGGTAAAACCATTTTGTACTCCCTGATTGTTGGTATTCCTACAGCAATTATTGCAGGTCCTTTGTTTGGTAAATTTATAGGCAAAAGAATACACACCGAACCGCCAGCTGAACTGGCTGAACAATTCGCAAACAAAACAAACAGCAACATGCCTGGGTTTGGTATTACCCTGTTTACCATATTGCTGCCGGTTATTTTGATGCTGATTGGTTCCATAGCAAGCATCATTGACCCAAATGCCACGAGCGGCTTCACTGTTTTCAGTGAATTTATCGGTCATGAGATCATTGCTCTGCTCATT of Paenibacillus sp. FSL R5-0517 contains these proteins:
- a CDS encoding GntR family transcriptional regulator; this translates as MLFPSSWLQGASRGEAIACELRLRIISGTLRPGEILSENRIAADFDSSRSPVREALRTLSNEGLIRLERMGVVVIGLRIKDVEELYDVRFLIESFVQQRLAGDVPASLITQLRNVIDKMQLAGRHQDAVEFAYQDLVFHETIIEAAQHSRISHLWKSIRYVVMTVMLLTTRRVFVQGEQKVSAVIEKHRLLVEALESGDKMLIQAGVRTYFQDSGKTLHESFDS
- a CDS encoding gluconate:H+ symporter — protein: MSTLFGLSHNATLLVWTLVAIVFLIVLISKYKWNPFITLLLSALMLGLLTGMKPADVISSITGGLGGTLGTIAIVIALGTMLGKMMAESGGAERIATTLVDRFGVKRVHWAMMIVGFIVGIPVFFEVGVILMIPIIFTVARKTNMSLLQIGIPILAGLSTVHGLVPPHPAPMIAIEAYSADLGKTILYSLIVGIPTAIIAGPLFGKFIGKRIHTEPPAELAEQFANKTNSNMPGFGITLFTILLPVILMLIGSIASIIDPNATSGFTVFSEFIGHEIIALLISVVFALFSLGFARGFTKHDISRFTSECLAPTATIILIIGGGGAFKQVLINSGVGNAIADVATHANINIILFAWLVAALIRVATGSATVAMTTAAGIVAPVLALTPGVNIELVVLATGAGSLILSHVNDAGFWMIKEFFNMSVSQTLKTWTVMETLLSVVGLIFILLLSTVV